In Dysidea avara chromosome 3, odDysAvar1.4, whole genome shotgun sequence, a single window of DNA contains:
- the LOC136248504 gene encoding protein NLRC5-like, with translation MGEYVYRQQIILKVDVAMKEIGAQIFEYSSRTRIFFKASMDMSTARRHLCGCYTQGRFNYGSDEWPPYQPKHYTTLALIHRKGRHTDAEVIAVSQELANEGKVISGSSSNTQFSDRSQLYTKDISEIFAPGITSKNPRFILIEGAPGIGKTVLSKEIAYQWAINNLLKFKKFVFLLLLRDPKLKKICFIENLIQYMFRTTELVSNLSKFLFATEGKDLAIIFDGYDEMPEEDRNNSFVANIIKREVLPQCDLVVTSRPTASVHLRDIADCRVEVLGFTIENRLDYIEHALEGVDDKIKALQSYLQSNPTINALCYIPLNMTILLSLFVDFMEGKTANNRMEVVDSNQNLGSLPNTQTELYEKFILMTITRFLRKSKQLPGLPLWKLSNLPEPHNKIFEELCKLAFDALNLDKIVFELDDIEDVCPNLTMASDSWSGLGLLKAAQFVNSVSFHFLHFSIQEYLAAYYIASMSNNDQITLLKETFWNIRYFNTWIMYVGITGGENFAWRHFISVTKDTLVGQKPTSEQIALALQLEPNIAVWKFHYCHHVSAETHYCIATTLTSSIHTASVELDVSGCNLGVCEMENFRSCLEYCYMQGTSCLRSLKFSCNKITEEAADAVVATLSHTKLEKLKFKCNSLTAGTTIKIFKELENISTLTTLSFCCNMVTEQAADGIAAVLLLNAKLEKLDLSYNYLQTRGIIKILRGMKHISTLTKFNISCNAIRTDAADDIAVILSYNTKLKEIDLSYNFLQSRGVMKIAKGIRHISTIKKLKLSGNMITNEAVNDIVSIVSSNTEMEELDLSLNYLQSNGIMKVIKGMTNFREFNISCNMFAKHMENNTLRILPSTAKVELLKSDFLFAVKNYSRIKHDKYSSIYDQMIRYLTVVHPTDNVKVKNITNICKVMEYVSSLTKLSISNISITDQIGSDIAVALSTCSILEELNFTHNTFIATSAVQILKCVLKDANSLKKLSFCYNDFVKTTAKSVDAVYGSSYATHHHNTALVEFNLRYNNFPPSDIIEIMKELKDISTLKVFDVSNNCIPEEAGDYIASILFHNTTLEELHLSCTSLHSAGIIDVMKGLKNISTLRVFDISKNGISDEAADIIASALSHNNLLEELDLSCNSLQARSIRIIINGIKEVSTLKRFNVSNINVTDQVADIIASVLSHNFLLEELDLSNNKLQAIGTRVIMNGIKNISTLKKFNVSNNHITDEAADDIAQILSHNTDLKELDLSCNGLQAPGSIKIIKAMKNSSRLVQFNISHNNITEDAADYVAAVLSHNTKLEKLNLSLNNLQVNGAVNIFKQLNNISTLKALDISCNMITDRAADKIPVILSHNAELQELDLSYNFLQTCGTILIMKCLLKFSTLTIFNISCNQFTDEAADDIAAVVSCNTELEELDLSYNYLQSVGVIKIARGLENTFTLKKLKLSSNMITDEAASDITNVVSNNTQLEELDLSFNFLHSISTMQICRGMRNSLSLKIFNVSHNPITKSMADRIPIILPSSANLIMFDSQLLHSINRLQHISNTATTPTNSGTSFYNKAIHSIDRTMQIADFKNVFKAMEYISKLTKFCVMHVHVTGQIVNDILATLSLCSKLEELNLSDCAIQIANSVQIPKDLKGISTLKTLNISHNDITSEGTSIITNIVSCNFNLEELNLSCNSLPATGITKIMKGLKHVLNLKRFNVSTNQVTDETACDIASVLSHNTMLEELDLSYNNLQTAGVISIMKGMESISTLKKFNISHNNITDEAAIYVAVLLTHNTSLEDLDLSCTSLNSTSATTIMEGIKSISTLKSLYINNNNISDEAANYIAVVLSHSAALEEFDLSCNKLQTAGTATILKGMKTILTIKRLHIRDCNVKDKAAGDLAVVLSHNIKLEVLDVSQNALQTNGIITVLQAMEEMSNLAEIKISKNNISHQAADDIETVLSHNTKLQVLDLSYNIYINTPLILNTIMPYISGLVKLTLRSNAISDTNIKSVANFLSCNTKLEEIDLSYNCLKAVSIGEICKGLSNLLNLTKLDLSHNDISDEVTNSIVPVLLYNSNLKWLCLIDTKMCLKSISKISKALRHIPLELFDIRENDITDQEAAVIADLLNDITKVIYK, from the exons AATCTGTTTCATAGAAAACTTAATACAGTATATGTTCAGGACTACTGAATTAGTCTCAAACTTATCAAAGTTCTTATTTGCTACTGAAGGTAAGGACCTTGCTATAATTTTTGATGGTTATGATGAGATGCCTGAGGAAGATCGTAATAATTCTTTTGTTGCTAATATAATTAAACGTGAAGTATTACCACAATGTGACCTAGTTGTCACATCTCGACCCACTGCTTCAGTGCATCTTCGTGATATTGCAGACTGTAGAGTGGAAGTGTTAGGTTTTACTATAGAGAATCGACTAGATTATATTGAACATGCTCTAGAAGGAGTGGACGATAAAATCAAGGCCCTTCAGTCATATCTGCAATCAAATCCTACAATTAATGCGCTTTGCTATATTCCTTTGAATATGACAATATTACTATCCCTCTTTGTTGATTTTATGGAAGGTAAAACTGCTAATAACCGCATGGAAGTTGTTGATAGTAATCAAAATTTGGGTAGTTTACCAAATACTCAAACAGAATTGTATGAAAAATTTATCTTAATGACAATCACAAGATTCTTAAGGAAAAGCAAGCAATTACCAGGTTTACCACTATGGAAACTTTCTAACCTACCTGAACCACATAATAAGATTTTTGAGGAACTGTGTAAGCTAGCTTTTGATGCTTTAAACTTAGATAAAATTGTGTTTGAACTGGATGATATTGAAGATGTCTGTCCAAATTTAACAATGGCATCAGACAGTTGGAGTGGTCTGGGTTTACTAAAAGCTGCTCAGTTTGTAAACAGTGTTTCATttcattttcttcatttctCCATTCAAGAATATTTAGCAGCTTATTATATTGCATCAATGTCAAACAATGATCAAATTACATTACTAAAAGAAACATTTTGGAACATTCGTTATTTTAACACTTGGATCATGTATGTTGGAATAACTGgtggtgaaaattttgcatgGAGACATTTTATTTCTG TTACAAAAGACACTCTTGTGGGTCAAAAACCAACCAGTGAACAGATTGCACTAGCTTTGCAGTTAGAACCAAATATAGCAGTGTGGAAGTTTCACTATTGCCACCATGTGAGTGCTGAAACACATTACTGTATAGCAACTACACTAACTAGTAGTATACATACAGCAAGTGTGGAATTGGATGTGTCTGGTTGCAATCTTGGAGTGTGCGAGATGGAAAATTTCAGAAGTTGTCTGGAGTATTGTTATATGCAGGGCACTTCATGTTTAAGATCACTGAAATTTAGTTGCAATAAAATCACTGAAGAAGCAGCGGATGCTGTGGTGGCCACTTTATCTCATACTAAACTGGAAAAGCTGAAATTTAAGTGTAACAGTTTAACTGCTGGAACTACTATCAAAATTTTCAAGGaacttgaaaatatttcaacttTGACGACACTCTCGTTTTGTTGTAACATGGTTACTGAACAAGCTGCAGATGGCATAGCAGCTGTTCTGTTACTTAATGCTAAACTGGAAAAACTTGATTTGagttataattatttgcaaacaAGAGGTATCATCAAGATCTTGCGAGGAATGAAGCACATTTCAACTCTAACTAAGTTTAATATTTCATGCAATGCAATACGTACTGatgcagcagatgacattgcagttATTTTGAGCTATAATACTAAATTAAAAGAAATTGATTTGAGTTATAATTTTCTACAGTCAAGAGGTGTCATGAAAATAGCTAAAGGAATAAGGCATATTTCAactataaaaaaattaaaattatctGGTAACATGATTACTAATGAAGCAGTCAATGATATTGTCAGCATTGTTTCATCTAACACAGAAATGGAAGAACTTGATTTGAGTTTGAATTATTTACAATCAAATGGTATAATGAAAGTTATCAAAGGAATGACAAATTTTAGAGAATTCAATATATCATGTAACATGTTTGCTAAACATATGGAAAATAACACTTTACGCATTTTACCTAGTACTGCTAAGGTAGAATTGCTGAAATCAGATTTTTTGTTTGCAGTGAAGAATTACAGTAGAATAAAACATGATAAATATAGCAGCATATATGATCAAATGATACGCTACTTAACAGTTGTTCATCCTACTGACAATGTGAAAGTCAAAAACATAACAAATATTTGCAAAGTAATGGAGTATGTTTCAAGTTTGACAAAACTTAGCATTAGTAACATTTCAATCACTGATCAAATAGGGAGCGACATTGCAGTTGCTTTGTCTACATGTTCTATATTGGAGGAATTAAACTTCACTCATAATACCTTCATAGCTACTAGTGCTGTACAGATATTGAAATGTGTATTAAAGGATGCCAACAGTTTGAAGAAATTAAGTTTTTGTTATAACGACTTTGTTAAAACAACTGCCAAATCAGTTGATGCGGTTTACGGTAGCAGTTATGCCACACATCATCACAATACTGCTCTAGTAGAATTTAATTTGAGGTATAATAATTTTCCACCTTCAGATATTATAGAAATAATGAAAGAATTAAAGGATATTTCAACATTGAAAGTATTTGATGTCAGTAATAATTGTATCCCAGAAGAAGCAGGAGATTATATTGCATCTATTTTGTTTCACAATACTACTTTGGAAGAACTACATTTGAGTTGTACAAGTTTGCATTCAGCTGGTATCATTGATGTTATGAAAGGATTAAAGAATATTTCAACTTTGAGAGTATTTGACATCAGTAAGAATGGAATAtctgatgaagcagcagatatCATTGCATCTGCTTTGTCTCACAATAATTTACTAGAAGAGCTAGATTTGAGTTGTAATAGTTTGCAGGCAAGAAGTATCAGAATAATTATTAATGGGATCAAAGAGGTTTCAACTTTGAAAAGATTTAATGTTAGCAATATCAATGTCACTGATCAAGTGGCAGACATCATTGCATCTGTTTTATCTCACAACTTTTTACTAGAAGAACTAGATTTGAGCAATAATAAATTACAAGCAATAGGCACTCGAGTAATTATGAATGGAATCAAAAACATTTCAACTTTGAAAAAATTTAATGTTAGTAATAACCACATAactgatgaagcagcagatgatattgcacaGATTTTATCTCACAATACCGACTTGAAGGAGCTTGACTTAAGTTGTAATGGTTTACAAGCTCCTGGTAGTATAAAAATTATCAAAGCAATGAAGAACTCTTCAAGGTTGGTACAATTTAACATCAGTCACAACAACATCACTGAAGATGCAGCAGATTATGTAGCAGCTGTTTTGTCACATAATACTAAATTGGAGAAACTTAACTTGAGTTTGAATAATTTACAAGTTAATGGGGCTGTTAATATATTTAAGCAGCTTAACAATATTTCAACCTTAAAAGCACTTGATATTAGCTGCAATATGATAACTGATAGAGCAGCAGATAAGATACCAGTTATTTTATCACACAATGCTGAATTACAAGAGCTCGATTTAAGTTACAACTTTTTACAAACATGTGGTACTATTTTGATAATGAAATGTTTATTGAAATTTTCCACATTAACTATCTTCAACATTTCTTGTAACCAATTTACTGATGAAGCTGCAGATGACATAGCAGCTGTAGTGAGCTGTAACACTGAATTAGAAGAACTGGATTTGAGCTATAATTACCTACAGTCAGTGGGAGTTATAAAGATTGCTAGAGGATTGGAAAATACATTTACATTGAAGAAACTGAAACTGTCTAGTAATATGATCACTGATGAAGCAGCCAGTGACATTACAAATGTTGTATCCAATAACACTCAATTGGAAGAGCTTGATTTAAGTTTTAATTTTTTACATTCAATTAGTACTATGCAAATTTGTAGAGGAATGAGAAATTCTTTAtctttaaaaatatttaatgtTTCTCATAATCCAATTACTAAATCAATGGCAGATCGCATACCAATTATTTTGCCTTCCAGTGCTAACTTAATAATGTTTGACAGTCAACTTTTACATTCGATTAACAGGTTGCAACATATTTCAAATACTGCTACTACTCCTACGAATAGTGGTACTTCTTTTTATAATAAAGCTATTCACTCGATAGACAGAACAATGCAAATAGCAGATTTCAAAAATGTCTTTAAAGCAATGGAGTACATTTCAAAATTAACAAAGTTTTGTGTTATGCATGTTCATGTAACTGGTCAAATAGTAAATGATATTTTAGCTACCCTGTCTTTATGTTCTAAATTAGAAGAGCTTAATTTGAGTGATTGTGCTATACAAATAGCAAATTCTGTACAGATTCCAAAAGATCTGAAAGGCATTTCAACTCTTAAAACACTTAACATTAGTCATAACGACATCACTAGTGAAGGAACAAGCATTATAACAAATATTGTGTCTTGTAATTTCAACTTAGAGGAACTGAACTTGAGTTGTAATAGTCTACCAGCAACAGGTATTACAAAGATTATGAAAGGATTGAAACATGTGTTAAATCTTAAAAGATTTAATGTGAGTACTAACCAAGTCACTGATGAAACAGCTTGTGATATAGCATCTGTATTGTCTCACAACACTATGCTAGAAGAACTTGACTTGAGttataataatttacaaacagcagGTGTTATAAGTATTATGAAAGGGATGGAAAGTATTTCAACCTTGAAAAAATTCAATATTAGCCATAACAACATCACCGATGAAGCAGCAATCTATGTAGCAGTTTTATTAACTCACAATACCAGCTTAGAAGATCTAGACTTGAGCTGTACAAGTTTAAACTCAACAAGTGCTACAACAATTATGGAAGGAATAAAGAGTATTTCAACTTTGAAAAGTCTGTATATCAATAACAACAACATCAGTGATGAAGCAGCAAATTATATAGCAGTTGTTTTATCTCATAGTGCTGCCTTAGAAGAGTTTGACTTGAGTTGTAATAAATTACAAACAGCAGGTACTGCAACAATTTTAAAAGGGATGAAAACTATTTTGACAATAAAAAGATTACATATTAGAGATTGCAATGTCAAGGATAAAGCCGCAGGTGATTTAGCTGTTGTCCTGTCTCACAACataaaactagaagttcttgaTGTAAGTCAGAATGCACTCCAAACCAACGGCATAATCACAGTTTTACAAGCAATGGAGGAGATGTCAAATTTAGCAGAAATTAAAATTAGCAAGAATAATATTTCCCATCAAGCTGCAGATGATATAGAGACAGTTCTATCCCACAACACCAAATTGCAAGTGCTTGATTTAAGCTACAATATTTACATCAACACACCATTGATCTTAAATACAATAATGCCGTACATATCTGGTTTGGTAAAACTGACTCTTAGAAGTAATGCCATTTCTGATACAAATATTAAAAGTGTTGCAAACTTTTTGTCTTGTAATACTAAACTGGAAGAGATTGATCTAAGTTATAATTGTCTCAAAGCAGTAAGTATTGGAGAAATCTGCAAAGGACTAAGCAATTTACTTAATTTAACAAAGCTTGATTTAAGTCACAATGATATCAGTGATGAAGTAACAAATAGCATTGTTCCTGTCCTGTTGTATAATAGTAATCTGAAGTGGTTGTGTTTAATAGACACAAAGATGTGCCTGAAAAGTATTTCAAAGATATCCAAGGCTTTAAGGCATATCCCACTGGAACTATTCGACATCAGAGAAAATGATATTACTGATCAAGAAGCTGCTGTTATAGCTGATTTGCTGAATGATATCACTAAAGTAATATATAAGTAA